CGACGAGTTCGCCCCGGAGGCGCCGGATCACGGGAATCTCCGTTGCACCCGGCTCACCGGATCGGTCCCCCGAGGAGGTGACAGAGCGCGACCGCGCAGCCGTCCGCCGCATCCGCCGGACGCGGCGGCTCGCCGAGCCGCAGATGGTGCTTGACCATGAAACCGACCTGCTCCTTGCTCGCGGCGCCCGTCCCCACGACGCGCTTCTTGACTTCGCGCGGCGCGTACTCGTGCACCGGCAGACCCCGGAGCGCCGCCGCGAGCACGAGGACGCCGCGCGCGTGCCCGAGCACGAGCGCCGTGCGCGCGTTCCGTCCGTGAAAGGCGGCCTCGATCGCCACGCACGTCGGCTCGAGCCGGTCGATGAGCTCGAGCGCCGCCGTGTGGATGTCCACGAGACGCGAGGAGAGGTCCTCTCCGCGCGGCCGCACGACGCCGCACTCGATGAGGCGATGCGCACTCCCTTCCGGGCGGCGCCCTTCGACGAAGCCGTAACCGGTCGCCCGCGTGCCGGGGTCGACGCCCAGCACCTTCAGGGAGCTGATCAGCCCGCCCCCTCCGCCTCCTCCAGATCCACGTTCGTGTTCACCTTCAGCACGTCGTCGTGCTCGTCGAGCGCGTGCAGGACGGCGAGCACCTTCTCCGCTTCGCGCCCCTCCAGTTTCACCGTGTTGCTGGGCACCATCGCGAGTTCGGCTTCCGCGACAGGAAGCCCGCCGTCGCGCAACGCGCCGAGGACGTCGTGGAAGTCGGGCGCCGTCGTCGTGACCACGTACACTCCGTCCTCGGACTCGAAGTTCTCCGCCCCCGCCTCGAGCGCCGCATCGAGCGCCTCGTCCTCATCGCACTCGTCGGAGGACACGAGGATCTGGCCCTTGCGTTCGAACATCCACGCGACGGACCCGCTCTGGCCCAGGTTGCCGCCGCGCTTGTCGAGCAGGTGCCGGAGTTCGGCCAGCGTGCGCCGGGGGTTGTCCGTGAGGCACTCGAGGTAGAGGGCCGCGCCGCCCGGCGCGTAGCCCTCGTGCGTGACCTCCTCGAAGCTCGCGCCCGGCAGGTCCCCCGTCCCGCGCCGCACCGCGCGATCGATGTTGTCGGCCGGCATTCGCTGGCTCTTCGCGTTGTCGATCGCGGTCCGCAGGCGCGGATTGAAGTCGGGATCTCCTCCGCCTTCCCGCGCCGCCACGGCGATTTCGCGACCGAGCTTGGAGAACAGTTTCCCCTTCGCCTGGTCGGTCACCGCCTTCTGGCGCTTGATCTTCGACCACTTCGAATGGCCTGCCACCGGCTACCGCCCGCTCGTCTTGCTAGTCGTCGTCGCGCTGCGACTCGGCGATCACCTTCTCCTGAACATGCGGAGGAACCTGCTCGTACGCAGCCAGGCTGCGCGTGTGCGTCGCCTTACCGTGCGTCAGGGAGCGCAGCGCGGCGGAATACTTGTAGAGTTCGGCCTGGGGGACGTGGGCCTTCACGACCTGACGCCGCCCCTTCGAGTCCATGCCGAGCACGCGCCCCCGCCGCTGGTTGAGGTCTCCCATCACCTCGCCCATGTACTCCTCGGGCGTCTCGACCTCGACCTCCATGATCGGCTCGAGGATCACGGGGTTCGCGTCCCGCGCCACCTTCTGGAAGGCGATGGATCCCGCGATCTGGAAGGCGATGTCCGAGCTGTCCACGGAGTGGTGCGATCCGTCGTAGCACTCGGCCTGGAAGTCGACGAGCGGGTAGCCGGCGAGGACGCCCCGGTCCGAGGCCTGCCCGATCCCCTTCCCCACGGCCGGGACGAACTTCGTCGGGATCACGCCGCCCTTGATGGAGTCGACGAACTTGTACCCTTCCCCGCGCGGCAACGGGCTGAGCCGGATGTGGCAGTCGCCGAACTGCCCGCGCCCGCCCGACTGCTTCTTGTGGCGCCCCTGCCCCTCCGCCGTCTTCGTGATCGTCTCGCGGTAGGCGATGTTCGGCTGGTGCGTGTCCACGTTGACCCCGTACTTCCGGGTCATCTTCTCCAGCGAGATGTTGAGGTGGATCTCCCCCAGTCCGCGGATGATCGTCTGTCCGCGCTCGGGATCGTAGCCGGAGGAGAAGGTCGGGTCCTCCTCGTGCAGCTTCGCCAGGCCGCTGCCGATCTTGTCCTCGTCGGCTCGCGTGCGGGCCGTGACCGCGAGCGAGAGGTCGGGCCGGGGCCACTCGATGCCGCCGAAGGAGAGCTGGCTCCCGCTGTCGCAGAGGGTGTCGCCGGTGTGCGTGTCCTTGAGCTTGGTCACGACCCCGATGTCGCCGGGGTTCAGCGCCTCGACGTCGATGCGGCGCGACCCGTGCGGAATCGCGAGGTGCGCGATGCGCTCGCTCGCGGACCGGTCGGGGTTCGCGAGCGTGACGCCGTTCGCGATGCGGCCGGAGAAGACGCGGAAATAGCTCAGGTCGCCGACGTGGGGTTCGGACGTCGTCTTGAAGACGAGCGCCGCCGTGGGCGACGCGGCTCCCGGATCGAGCGACACTTCGCCGCTTCCGTCGCGCGCCGTCCGGGGCGCGGCGCGGTCGGGCGAGGGGAAGAGCTCCACGATGCGGTCCATGAGGGCCGGCACGCCCGCGCTCGTCTGGCACGAGCCGCAGAACACGGGGACGATGTCGCCGGAGCGGATCGCCTCCGCGAACACCTCGGCGAGCCGGCCGGGATCGAGTTCCTCTCCCTCGAAATAGGCTTCCAGCAGGTCGTCATCCCCCGACACGATCGCCTCGATGAGTTCCTCCCTGAGGTCCTCCACCTCCGACGCGACATCGGCGGACGCCTCGGCGACGTCGGTCGCGCCCCTGTCCCCGCCCCTGGAGGTGTGGGCCTTCATCGTGAGGAGGTCGACGAAGCCGCTGAAATCGGCACCCGCTCCGATGGGGACGTGGACCGGCATCGCCGCGGCGGTGAGTTCGTCGCGGATCTGACCGAGCGTGTTGCGGAAGTCCGCGTTGTCCCGGTCCATCATCGAGACGAAGACGGCCCGCGGGAGGCTCGCGGCGTCTGCGGCGGCCCAGGTCTTCTCCGTCCCCACTTCAACGCCGGAGATCGCATCGATGACGCAGATACCGGCGTCCGCCACGCGGATTCCCGCCACGACTTCGCCCAGGAAGTCCAGGTAGCCGGGGGTGTCGATGAGGTTGATCCGCACGCCGTTCCGGACGGCGTGGGCGACGGAGAGGTTGATCGAGATCTTGTGGCCGGTCTCTTCCGGCGTGAAGTCGGTGAGCGCGTTTCCCTTCTGGACATCGCCCTTCCGGGTGGTCCCGCCGGCGATGTAGCACATCGAGTCCACGAGCGTCGTCTTTCCGGCTCCTCCGTGCCCGAAGAGGACGACGTTGCGAAGGTTCCGCGTTTGATATTCCGAGGCGGCAGACGCCATGTACACCTCCCGTACTCTTCTGCCTGGGATGACACCGGGGCTGGCGGCCCGCGACAGGCGCTTTGCTACGGCCACGGGCCGTTCCGTGCGTGACGCTCCCCGGCCGGGGGGTCGCGCGGGGCGGACATTGTAGAAACCGGCGGCGGAAAACTCCAGCCGGGCCGCTGGCGCGGGCTGCCCGGTGTGTGCGGGCCAGTGTGTGCGACCTGGCGCGTGCGACCTAGTGGGTGCGGGTCTTCTTCCGCGTGCCCTGTGTCTCCTGGTACTGCCGGCTCACCTCGTCGAGGAAGGCGCGTTCGCGCGCCGAGAGGGAGTCCATGCCGCTCGCGCGGATCTTGTCGAGGATCCGGTCCACCTCATCGAGGGAATCCCCGTCCGCCCGGGGGCGGCGCCGGCGAGGGGTGGGGTCCGGCGGCGGTGCGGCGCGCCGCGCCTTTCTGCGCGGGGCTGCCGGCCGTTCCTTGTAGAAGACGCTGTTGGCGAGGCGGCCGATGCGTTCTCCGTATCGGAGATAGACGAACCCGGTCACGAGGCCGCCGAGGTGCGCCCAGTGCGCCACGCCGTCGGCCGACCCCTGTACGGTCGAGAGGAGGGTGAAGGCACCGAGCGCGGCCACGAACCACTTCGCCGGCACGGGAAAGACGAAATAGAGGTAGATCTTCGCGTCCGGCCAGTTGAGGGCGAAGGCCACGAGGATGCCGAAGATGGCGCCCGAAGCCCCCACCATGATCGTCGGGCCGGTGAGCGAGTAGAGCAGGACGGAGAAGGCCGCCGCCCCGAGGCCGGTCACGAGATAGAAGCGGAGGAAGAACCGGGTGCCCCACTTCTGTTCGAGCGGCGGGCCGAAGAAGAAGAGGGCGAGCATGTTCATGAGCACGTGCATGAAGCCGCCGTGCACGAACATGTAGGTGACGATGGTCCAGGGGCGCGTGAGGAAGCCCGGGACGGCGAAGCCGAGCCAGTCGACCGCTCCGATGGGCACGATCCGCATCGCCATGAGGAGAAAGATCGCGAAGTTCGCGATCATGAGGCGCAGCACCCAGCGGCTCATCGGGAAGCCGTGGCCGAAGCGGACCCCGCCGGTCTGGTACGCGGACCGTCTCATCATCCCGCGCCCGCCTCGCCGTCGCCCTGGAGGTCGATGGCGGAGGCGAGCCGCTCGTCGCGCTCCGCGCGCTCGATCGCCAGCCGCAGCAGACGGTCGATGAGTTCCGGATAGGGCACGCCGCTCGCCTCCCAGAGCTTGGGGTACATGCTGATCCGGGTGAAGCCCGGGAGCGTGTTGATCTCGTTCACCACCAGTGAACCCGCCGGGAGCGGGCCGCAAGCCTCCGTCGTGAGGAAAAGGTCGACGCGCGCCATCCCCTCGCAGCATAGCACGCGGAAGGCGCGGGCGGCGATCTCCTGCGCCCGCGCCGTCGTCTCGGCGTCGAGGTCCGCCGGGATGAGCAGGTCCGCGCCGCCCTGATCCAGGTATTTCGCTTCGTAGGAGTAGAAGGCGTGCGTGGGGGCGATCTCCCCCGGGACCGAGGCCTCCGGCGCCTCGTTCCCGAGTACGGAGAGCTCGATCTCCCGGCCCCGGATCGTCCGTTCGAGGAGCACCTTGGTGTCGAAGGAGAAGGCCTCGTCGAGCGCCCGCCGGTATTCGGGATCCGTCTCGACCTTCGAAACGCCGACCGACGATCCCATGTTCGCCGGCTTGACGAAGATCGGGACGTCGAGGGCGGCCACGGCCTCGTCCCACGAGGGGGCCCCGCGCCGGGAGAGGACGGTGATGAAGGGCGCGACGGGGAGGCCCGCGTCGCGCAGCAGCCGCTTGGCCACGTCTTTGTCCATGCACACGGCCGAGCCGAGGATGCCCGGCCCGACGAAGGGGAGGTGCGCGAGCCGCAGCAGCCCCTGCACGGTGCCGTCCTCGCCGAAGGGACCGTGCAGGACGGGAAAGATGACGTCGAGTTCCGGCAACTCGGCTGGCTCCAGACGTCCCTCGCCGGCGCCCTCGCGCTCGCCGGGATCGCGGGGTTCGGCGGGTTCGGCGGGGGCGACGGGTACGATCCGGGGGCGGCGGCCGGGCGTCAGGGCGAGCCTGACCGGCGCGTCCGGGAGGCGGATGCGCCGCGGGTCCGAGGCGTGCCGGAGAAAGCGCGATTCGTCGGCGAGGTGCCAGCGGCCGCGGCGGTCGATCCCGATGAGCACGATGTCGCAGCGCTCGCGGTCGATCGCCTCGATGACGTTCTTCGCCGAGCGCAGCGATACTTCGTGCTCCGGGGACTCGCCGCCGAAGAGCACGCCAACGCGCAGACGGGCCTCAGCCACCGGACACCGGCACGGGATAGCTGATGGGGAGTCGCGCCCAGATGGCGGTGGGGGCGCCGCCGTGCCGCGCGGGCCGGTACCGGAGGAGGCGGGCGCCCTCCACCGCGGCCGAGTCGAGGATCGCATGTCCCGAGGACGTGACGACCGCGACCGAGTCGACGCGTCCGGAGGCCGAGATCCGAATGCGGAGGAGGATCTCTCCGCCCGCGCCTTCCTCGAGGGCCTCGGCCGGATAGGGGAACGCGGGGGATGACGGGGTCTCGAGCACGGGCCACACGAGGCCGCCTTCGCGAAGCTGGTCCACGCGAAGCGCGCCGACCTCGGGGCCCGGATCGTCCGCGCACCCGGTGGCCGCGGCGACCGCAAGCGCGGCGATAACCGCAAGGACCCCGGACGCGGGGTGCCGCCGGGGGCCGCTAGGCATCGCCGAACGCCTTCCACTCGGCGAGCGTGTTCAGAGCTTCGAGCGGCGTCATCCCATCGAGTTCGAGCGCGGCCAGCTTGTCGAGCACCGCGCGGGCGGCGGCGATGTCCGCGCTCTCATCGTCACCGGGCGCGCCGGATGGCGCCTGGCGGCCCTCCGGGCCCGGGGCGGCGGCCTCGAAGAGGGAGAGTTGCCCCATCCCGGCCTCGGCGAGCGCGGCGCCGCGGCCGCCGGCGCCCCACGGCCCGCTCTCGAGCACGCCGAGGATGCGGGCGGCGCGCCCCACGACATCGGGGGGCAGCCCGGCCAGCCGCGCGACGTGCACTCCGTAGGATCGGTCGGAGCCTCCCGGCTGCAGCCGGTAGAGGAAGACGATGTCCTGACCGGTCTCCCGCACCGCGACGTTGGACGCCGCCGCGCGCGGCAGCGACTCCGCGAGGCCGACAAGTTCGTGGTAGTGGGTGGCGAACACGGTGCGCGCTCCGAGTTCGTGCAACCGCTCGGTCACCGCCCACGCGATCGAGAGACCGTCGTACGTCGACGTGCCACGCCCGATCTCGTCGAGGAGGACGAGCGAGCGCTCGGTGGCGCCGTGCAGGATGGTCGCGGTCTCCGTCATCTCCACCATGAAGGTGCTCTGCCCCGCCGCGAGGTTGTCGCTCGCGCCCACGCGCGTGAACACGCGGTCGCATACCCCGAGGTGGGCCCGGCGAGCCGGGACGAAGGACCCGATGTGCGCCATGAGCGCGATGAGTCCCGCCTGGCGCAGGACGGTCGATTTCCCCGCCATGTTCGGGCCGGTGACGATCAGGGTCCGGCGCTCCTCGTCCAGTCGCATGTCGTTCGGGATGAAGGTGTCCCTCGCGACGGCGGCCTCAACGACGGGGTGCCGGCCCGCTTCGATGTCGAAGACGATGTCGTCGCTGAGCCTCGGCCGCACGTAGTCCTCGGCGGCGGCGACCTCGGCGAGGCAGGCGAGGAAATCGATCTCGGCGACGAGGGCGGCGGTCGTCTGAATCCGTCCGACCTCGGCGGCGATGGCGTCCCGCAGGGTGTGGAAGAGCTGCGCCTCGAGCCGGGTGATCTCATCTTCGGCCCCGAGGACCTTCGCTTCCCACTCCTTGAGTTCCGGCGTGAGATATCGCTCGGCGTTGGTGAGCGTCTGCCGACGGGTCCACTCCTCCGGCACGCGGTCGAGCTTCGAGCGGGTGACCTCCAGATAGTACCCGAACACCTTGTTGAACCCGATCTTCAGCGTGTCGATGCCGGTGCGCTCGCGCTCCCTCACCTGCATGCCGGCGATGAATTCGACCGCGCCGCCGCGCACCCCGCGCACTTCGTCGAGTTCGGCGGAGAAGCCGGTCCGGATCACGCCTCCGTCCTTGAGGGCGTGGGGGGCATCGGGGTCGATGGCTTCATCGATGCGGGCCGCCACGTCCCGGAGCGGATCGAAGCCGGAGCGAAGCTCGGAGAGACGGCCGGCCTCCAGCGGCGAGAGGGCCGCCGCCAGCCCGGGCAGCGCGTCGAGCGAGAGGCCGAGGCCGAGGAGTTCGCGGGGCGCCGCCCGACCGGTGGCGACGCGGGCGGCGAGCCGCTCCAGGTCGCGGATGGGGCGGAGCGCGGCCCGGATGCGCTCGCGCTCCTCCGCCCGCTCGAAGAGTTCCTGCACGGCGTCGAGGCGGACCGTGATCTCGCCGCGGACGACGAGCGGGCGCAGCAGGCGGCGTCGCAACAGGCGCGCTCCCATCGGGGTCCGCGTTCGGTCGACGAGGGCGAGCAGCGACGCCCCCTCGCCGGGGCGCAGAGGTTCGACGAGTTCGAGGTTCCGCCGGGTCATCTCGTCGAGGTACATGAGGCGCCCGGCTCGGTCCACGCGCGGCGGCCGCAGGTGGTCGAGGCCGGCCGGCCGCACCTCGTCGAGGTAGCCGAGGAGGGCGCCGCTCGCCGCAAGGAGAAGCGGGTCGCGCGCGGGGTCGAGGCCGAAGCCGGTCGAGGAGGCGACCCCGAACCACTCCCGCAGCCGCTCTTCCCCGAGCGAAGCGTCGAAGCGCCAGGCGGGCCGCTCGGTCAGGTGCCAGGGGCCGCCCGGCGCCTCCGTCTCCTCGGGGATCACGATCTCGGCCGGCTCGATTCGCCCGAGTTCGTCGTCGAGATCCGGCGCCGCCACCTCGCGAAGCTCGAACTCGCCGGTCGAGAGGTCGACCGCGGCGAGCCCGAACGGGGCGTCTCCGGCGATCGCGACCACGTAGTTGTTGCGGCCCGCGGCGAGGAGCCTGTCCTCGAGGACGGTGCCCGGAGTGATGATCTCGACGACATCCCTCTTCACGATCCCCCGGGCCTCGGCCGGATCCTCGAGTTGCTCGCAGATCGCCACGCGGCGCCCCATCTCGAGCAGGCGGGAGACGTACTCGTTCACGGCCTTCACGGGAACGCCCGCCAGGGGGACGTCCCGCTTTCCGCCGTTGTTGCGCGCCGTAAGGGTGAGGCCAAGCAGGCCGCTCCCCTCCTCCGCGTCCTCGAAGAACATCTCGTAGAAATCGCCGACCCGGAAGAAGAGGAGCGAATCGGGATGGCGCGACTTGATGTCGAGATACTGCCGGATGAGCGGCGAGTGCCCAGCCGGGTCCGGGGTGGCCGCGGCCATCATCGCCTCACGAGACGACGGGGATGACGGTGGGCTCGAAGCCCGCATCCCGGAGTCGGCGCACGAGGCTCTCCGCGGCTTCCCGGCGGGCGAAGCGGCCCAGCCGGACGCGGTGCAATCCGTCGAACTCGACGACGCGCGAGAAGAAGCCGGCCGCTTCCAGCCGCCCACGCGTCTCCTCCGCCGGATCCCGGCGTGAGAACGCGGCGACCTGTATCGCGAAGCGCGGGGCGCCCGGCGCGCAGCCGAGCGAGGCGGCCTCCGCGAGGCCCGCAATCTCCGTGGCGCCGACGCGCCGGCCCTCCACCGCCCCCCGCTGCCACGCCTCGCACGCCCGATCGATCAGGCCCCGGGCCTCGAACGTCCGCGCGGTCCAGTACCAGGACTCGACGGTCTCGGCGCTCCCCGGATGGTCCGACCGCAGGCGTTCGAGATCGGCCGCCGCGCGGGAGGGTTCGTCGAGCGCCAGGTCCAGTTGGGCGAGCCGCAGCCACGCTCGGGATCCGTAGCGCGAGCCGCCATCCATGGCGACGGAGAGGAGTTCCGCGCGGGCGGAGTCCGGGTCGGAAAGGAGTCGCGCCCGAAGGTACCGCGCCCGCAGCACGTCGCCGCGAACCGCATTCCGCGCCTCCGTGGCGAGCCAGCTTTCGATCGCCTCCGCCGCGCCTTCGACCCGCCCGGCCTCGATCCGTGCCTCGAGATGGTCCAGATCCACGGGATCGGCGGCTTGCGCGGCCTGCGCGGCGGAGGGGACGGAAAACCCCCATGGCAGCGTGCCGGCGATAAACGCCAGCGCCCGCCCGCGGCCGCTCCGAATTCCCGGGCGCCCTCCGCGGCTCCGGCCGCTCCGCGTCATCTCGCGACGTTGTCCGTCCGCCCCAGCTCCAGGAGCATCTCGGCGAGAACCGCGTGGTCTCCCCGCCCCGACTTGAGGTGCCGGTCGGCGCGGTGGAGCGCCCGCAGCGCGTGATCGAGTTCGTGTACGGTCCATGCCCTCGCCTGCTTCGCGTAGGCGTTCGCCTTCCAGGAGAGATAGCCGCGCCCGGTCTCCGACAGGGCGGCTCGCAGGCCGGCGGGTCCCGCGTCGAGGGCCAGACCAAGCAGAAGGTGCTGTTCCACAAGTCCGGCGACCAGCCCGACCCCCCGTTCCGATGTGAGCACGTTTTCCAACTCGCGCAAGGCGCGCCGGTAGTCGCGCGAGGCCACGAGGTCCAGCCAGCTCCAGCGATCGATCCGGTGCGTCCGGGGGACGATGTCGCGGATGTCCGCGTCGGTCCGGCGGTCGGCGGGAAGCGAAGCGAGCTTCTCGAGTTCGGCATCGAGCGTCGAGAGGTCCGACCCGACGGCTCCCGCGATCCACTGGGCCGCCGCCGGCGAGAGGTCGAGCTTCCAGCGCGTCCGCGCCCGGTTGTGGATCCAGCCGGGGATCTCCGCCGCGCGCGGCGCCGTCCACTCCAGTGTGCGGCAGACCTTCCTGAGGTCGCGGTAGAAGGCCGCACGCGACCCCTTGGGGATGCGCGCCGTCACGATGAGGGCGAGGTCGGGGGGAGGCGCCGCCGCGACCCGCTGCAGGACCGCGCGAGCCTTCGTCCCCAGTCGCTCGACGTCGCGCACGAAGACGACGCGGCGTTCGGCCATCATCGGGGGCATGGCCAGGGTGGCGGCGAGCTGCTCGTCCGTCACGTCCTCGGCGTGGAACTGGTCGTAGTTGAAGTCGCGCGTGGCGGGATCGACGGCGGCCTCGACGAGTTGCCGCGCGGCTTCGTCCCGCAGGCGGACGGCGTCTCCGTGGAGGAACCAGGCTCCGGTCGGGGGACCCTGGCCCATGGCTCGCGAGAGCCGCGGGTCGAGGGGCGCGCTCACGGCGACGGGAGGGACCCGTGCCGCGGGCCGCGGGGGTGGGTCAGCGAGACTCGTCGAGTTGGCCGGAGCGTCGCTCGACCGGCAGGACAATGGCGTCGCTCGTC
This genomic interval from Candidatus Palauibacter australiensis contains the following:
- a CDS encoding SPOR domain-containing protein — protein: MTRSGRSRGGRPGIRSGRGRALAFIAGTLPWGFSVPSAAQAAQAADPVDLDHLEARIEAGRVEGAAEAIESWLATEARNAVRGDVLRARYLRARLLSDPDSARAELLSVAMDGGSRYGSRAWLRLAQLDLALDEPSRAAADLERLRSDHPGSAETVESWYWTARTFEARGLIDRACEAWQRGAVEGRRVGATEIAGLAEAASLGCAPGAPRFAIQVAAFSRRDPAEETRGRLEAAGFFSRVVEFDGLHRVRLGRFARREAAESLVRRLRDAGFEPTVIPVVS
- the fusA gene encoding elongation factor G; this translates as MASAASEYQTRNLRNVVLFGHGGAGKTTLVDSMCYIAGGTTRKGDVQKGNALTDFTPEETGHKISINLSVAHAVRNGVRINLIDTPGYLDFLGEVVAGIRVADAGICVIDAISGVEVGTEKTWAAADAASLPRAVFVSMMDRDNADFRNTLGQIRDELTAAAMPVHVPIGAGADFSGFVDLLTMKAHTSRGGDRGATDVAEASADVASEVEDLREELIEAIVSGDDDLLEAYFEGEELDPGRLAEVFAEAIRSGDIVPVFCGSCQTSAGVPALMDRIVELFPSPDRAAPRTARDGSGEVSLDPGAASPTAALVFKTTSEPHVGDLSYFRVFSGRIANGVTLANPDRSASERIAHLAIPHGSRRIDVEALNPGDIGVVTKLKDTHTGDTLCDSGSQLSFGGIEWPRPDLSLAVTARTRADEDKIGSGLAKLHEEDPTFSSGYDPERGQTIIRGLGEIHLNISLEKMTRKYGVNVDTHQPNIAYRETITKTAEGQGRHKKQSGGRGQFGDCHIRLSPLPRGEGYKFVDSIKGGVIPTKFVPAVGKGIGQASDRGVLAGYPLVDFQAECYDGSHHSVDSSDIAFQIAGSIAFQKVARDANPVILEPIMEVEVETPEEYMGEVMGDLNQRRGRVLGMDSKGRRQVVKAHVPQAELYKYSAALRSLTHGKATHTRSLAAYEQVPPHVQEKVIAESQRDDD
- a CDS encoding rhomboid family intramembrane serine protease, translating into MMRRSAYQTGGVRFGHGFPMSRWVLRLMIANFAIFLLMAMRIVPIGAVDWLGFAVPGFLTRPWTIVTYMFVHGGFMHVLMNMLALFFFGPPLEQKWGTRFFLRFYLVTGLGAAAFSVLLYSLTGPTIMVGASGAIFGILVAFALNWPDAKIYLYFVFPVPAKWFVAALGAFTLLSTVQGSADGVAHWAHLGGLVTGFVYLRYGERIGRLANSVFYKERPAAPRRKARRAAPPPDPTPRRRRPRADGDSLDEVDRILDKIRASGMDSLSARERAFLDEVSRQYQETQGTRKKTRTH
- a CDS encoding YebC/PmpR family DNA-binding transcriptional regulator, yielding MAGHSKWSKIKRQKAVTDQAKGKLFSKLGREIAVAAREGGGDPDFNPRLRTAIDNAKSQRMPADNIDRAVRRGTGDLPGASFEEVTHEGYAPGGAALYLECLTDNPRRTLAELRHLLDKRGGNLGQSGSVAWMFERKGQILVSSDECDEDEALDAALEAGAENFESEDGVYVVTTTAPDFHDVLGALRDGGLPVAEAELAMVPSNTVKLEGREAEKVLAVLHALDEHDDVLKVNTNVDLEEAEGAG
- the holA gene encoding DNA polymerase III subunit delta, producing MSAPLDPRLSRAMGQGPPTGAWFLHGDAVRLRDEAARQLVEAAVDPATRDFNYDQFHAEDVTDEQLAATLAMPPMMAERRVVFVRDVERLGTKARAVLQRVAAAPPPDLALIVTARIPKGSRAAFYRDLRKVCRTLEWTAPRAAEIPGWIHNRARTRWKLDLSPAAAQWIAGAVGSDLSTLDAELEKLASLPADRRTDADIRDIVPRTHRIDRWSWLDLVASRDYRRALRELENVLTSERGVGLVAGLVEQHLLLGLALDAGPAGLRAALSETGRGYLSWKANAYAKQARAWTVHELDHALRALHRADRHLKSGRGDHAVLAEMLLELGRTDNVAR
- the mutS gene encoding DNA mismatch repair protein MutS, which encodes MMAAATPDPAGHSPLIRQYLDIKSRHPDSLLFFRVGDFYEMFFEDAEEGSGLLGLTLTARNNGGKRDVPLAGVPVKAVNEYVSRLLEMGRRVAICEQLEDPAEARGIVKRDVVEIITPGTVLEDRLLAAGRNNYVVAIAGDAPFGLAAVDLSTGEFELREVAAPDLDDELGRIEPAEIVIPEETEAPGGPWHLTERPAWRFDASLGEERLREWFGVASSTGFGLDPARDPLLLAASGALLGYLDEVRPAGLDHLRPPRVDRAGRLMYLDEMTRRNLELVEPLRPGEGASLLALVDRTRTPMGARLLRRRLLRPLVVRGEITVRLDAVQELFERAEERERIRAALRPIRDLERLAARVATGRAAPRELLGLGLSLDALPGLAAALSPLEAGRLSELRSGFDPLRDVAARIDEAIDPDAPHALKDGGVIRTGFSAELDEVRGVRGGAVEFIAGMQVRERERTGIDTLKIGFNKVFGYYLEVTRSKLDRVPEEWTRRQTLTNAERYLTPELKEWEAKVLGAEDEITRLEAQLFHTLRDAIAAEVGRIQTTAALVAEIDFLACLAEVAAAEDYVRPRLSDDIVFDIEAGRHPVVEAAVARDTFIPNDMRLDEERRTLIVTGPNMAGKSTVLRQAGLIALMAHIGSFVPARRAHLGVCDRVFTRVGASDNLAAGQSTFMVEMTETATILHGATERSLVLLDEIGRGTSTYDGLSIAWAVTERLHELGARTVFATHYHELVGLAESLPRAAASNVAVRETGQDIVFLYRLQPGGSDRSYGVHVARLAGLPPDVVGRAARILGVLESGPWGAGGRGAALAEAGMGQLSLFEAAAPGPEGRQAPSGAPGDDESADIAAARAVLDKLAALELDGMTPLEALNTLAEWKAFGDA
- a CDS encoding energy transducer TonB, with the protein product MPSGPRRHPASGVLAVIAALAVAAATGCADDPGPEVGALRVDQLREGGLVWPVLETPSSPAFPYPAEALEEGAGGEILLRIRISASGRVDSVAVVTSSGHAILDSAAVEGARLLRYRPARHGGAPTAIWARLPISYPVPVSGG
- the ruvC gene encoding crossover junction endodeoxyribonuclease RuvC; translated protein: MLGVDPGTRATGYGFVEGRRPEGSAHRLIECGVVRPRGEDLSSRLVDIHTAALELIDRLEPTCVAIEAAFHGRNARTALVLGHARGVLVLAAALRGLPVHEYAPREVKKRVVGTGAASKEQVGFMVKHHLRLGEPPRPADAADGCAVALCHLLGGPIR
- the ddlA gene encoding D-alanine--D-alanine ligase; this translates as MAEARLRVGVLFGGESPEHEVSLRSAKNVIEAIDRERCDIVLIGIDRRGRWHLADESRFLRHASDPRRIRLPDAPVRLALTPGRRPRIVPVAPAEPAEPRDPGEREGAGEGRLEPAELPELDVIFPVLHGPFGEDGTVQGLLRLAHLPFVGPGILGSAVCMDKDVAKRLLRDAGLPVAPFITVLSRRGAPSWDEAVAALDVPIFVKPANMGSSVGVSKVETDPEYRRALDEAFSFDTKVLLERTIRGREIELSVLGNEAPEASVPGEIAPTHAFYSYEAKYLDQGGADLLIPADLDAETTARAQEIAARAFRVLCCEGMARVDLFLTTEACGPLPAGSLVVNEINTLPGFTRISMYPKLWEASGVPYPELIDRLLRLAIERAERDERLASAIDLQGDGEAGAG